A genomic region of Papaver somniferum cultivar HN1 chromosome 7, ASM357369v1, whole genome shotgun sequence contains the following coding sequences:
- the LOC113299556 gene encoding uncharacterized protein LOC113299556: MQIDRSRRNGNHHLCVSDYFIDRNSSFIDKDSYNINNNNLSMSSSSPPSSLLLIPSTGGLNSNCGNGNANYIEHMVSKMDTLAGVAIKYGVEVADIKRMNGLVTDLQMFGLKSLHIPLPGRHPPSSSLSNDSPTHSDSSTDHSPSRRTVHEQILESLQSLKLKPDQPRISSAMSSLQGYYGLKSPNHKLVETEMSVYRTGKAHYLEDETQPKTPSSLHRKSRSLVNTILAENTNLGEDVPVGHPDKFVRRRQKADTDCNPRTPETLLKVDNSGGSGFSATAGKGLALRPKSTNRLAPTSDIDSSWLTPISVGFGDTPVVNGSAAVRKSSSTSNLHEQETFVWPTSRRTSTTAASNRPIFDGLPKPATGRRNKAALD, encoded by the exons ATGCAGATTGATAGAAGTAGGAGGAATGGAAACCATCATTTATGTGTTTCAGATTATTTTATAGATCGAAATTCGTCTTTCATTGATAAAGATAGTTACAATATTAATAACAATAATCTATCAatgtcatcatcatcaccaccatctaGTCTTTTGTTGATTCCTTCAACAGGGGGATTGAATTCTAATTGTGGTAATGGTAATGCTAATTATATTGAACATATGGTTTCTAAAATGGATACACTTGCTGGTGTTGCGATCAAGTATGGTGTTGAG GTGGCAGACATTAAACGGATGAATGGTTTGGTCACCGATCTTCAGATGTTCGGTCTCAAATCACTGCATATACCATTACCTGGAAGACATCCTCCATCCTCTAGTCTGTCAAATGATTCTCCTACTCACAG TGATAGCAGTACCGATCACTCTCCATCCCGCCGGACGGTTCACGAACAGATCTTGGAATCTTTACAGTCCCTCAAGCTGAAGCCAGATCAACCAAGAATTTCTTCAGCCATGAGCAGTTTACAAGGCTATTATGGCCTCAAATCTCCAAATCACAAACTAGTAGAAACTGAAATGTCAGTTTACAGAACAGGCAAAGCTCATTACTTGGAAGATGAAACACAACCCAAAACTCCTTCAAGCTTGCATCGGAAATCTAGGAGCTTAGTTAATACCATATTAGCAGAGAACACAAACTTGGGCGAGGATGTACCAGTAGGTCATCCAGATAAATTTGTTCGCCGGCGTCAAAAAGCAGATACGGATTGTAATCCCCGTACCCCAGAAACACTACTGAAGGTAGATAACAGTGGCGGAAGTGGGTTTTCAGCAACAGCAGGAAAAGGTCTAGCTTTACGGCCAAAATCAACGAACCGACTTGCCCCAACATCAGATATCGATTCAAGCTGGTTGACGCCTATTTCAGTTGGATTTGGGGATACCCCCGTGGTCAACGGATCTGCTGCAGTTCGCAAATCATCGAGCACGTCAAATTTGCACGAGCAAGAAACATTTGTTTGGCCGACTTCTAGACGGACTTCCACAACTGCAGCTAGCAATAGACCAATATTTGATGGCTTGCCAAAACCAGCTACTGGAAGGCGAAACAAAGCAGCTCTTGATTAA